A genomic region of Fervidobacterium gondwanense DSM 13020 contains the following coding sequences:
- the pdxS gene encoding pyridoxal 5'-phosphate synthase lyase subunit PdxS: MEKGTWEIKKGFAEMFKGGVIMDVTTAEQAKIAEEAGAVAVMALERVPADIRKAGGVARMASIAKIKEIMEAVSIPVMAKVRIGHIAEARILEALGVDFIDESEVLTPADDKYHINKHEFKVPFVCGARNLGEALRRIAEGAAMIRTKGEAGTGNVVEAVKHMRTVMAEIRKVQNLPYEEIVTYAKEIGAPVELVQQVKELGRLPVVNFAAGGVATPADAALMMMLGADGVFVGSGIFKSKDPMKMAKSIVMAVTYWNDPEMLLKISEDIGEPMEGLEIETLEVRLQERGW, encoded by the coding sequence ATGGAAAAAGGAACATGGGAAATCAAGAAGGGATTTGCGGAAATGTTCAAAGGTGGCGTCATTATGGACGTCACAACAGCTGAGCAGGCAAAGATCGCAGAAGAAGCAGGAGCGGTTGCCGTCATGGCACTTGAAAGAGTTCCTGCAGACATCAGAAAAGCCGGCGGCGTTGCGAGAATGGCAAGCATTGCCAAAATAAAGGAGATAATGGAAGCAGTTTCCATCCCTGTCATGGCAAAGGTAAGGATTGGACACATCGCAGAGGCACGTATCCTCGAAGCTCTCGGTGTTGACTTCATAGACGAGTCTGAAGTTCTAACGCCTGCAGATGACAAATACCACATAAACAAGCATGAATTCAAAGTCCCGTTTGTTTGCGGTGCAAGAAACCTTGGCGAGGCACTGAGAAGGATCGCAGAAGGCGCAGCGATGATAAGAACAAAAGGTGAAGCTGGTACCGGTAACGTCGTGGAAGCTGTCAAACACATGAGAACAGTGATGGCAGAGATTAGAAAAGTCCAGAACTTGCCATACGAAGAAATAGTAACGTATGCAAAAGAAATAGGCGCACCTGTAGAACTCGTGCAACAAGTGAAAGAACTCGGAAGACTACCGGTTGTGAACTTCGCAGCTGGCGGCGTCGCCACGCCTGCTGACGCTGCACTCATGATGATGCTCGGTGCAGATGGTGTTTTCGTTGGTAGCGGTATATTCAAATCAAAAGACCCAATGAAGATGGCAAAATCGATAGTTATGGCAGTCACGTACTGGAACGACCCAGAGATGCTCTTGAAGATATCAGAAGACATCGGCGAACCAATGGAAGGTTTGGAAATTGAAACGTTAGAAGTAAGGCTCCAAGAAAGAGGTTGGTAA